A genome region from bacterium includes the following:
- a CDS encoding CTP synthase has translation IKHPRRLVTIAVCGKYVEVRDSYKSITEAFVHAGAHHDARVELRWIEAEDFENQSASELLAGCSGVLVPGGFGTRGLEGKLTAVHFARVNNLPYLGLCLGLQVAVIEYARSVCGIKKANSREFAPNTRFPVIDFMPEQRGIRHKGATMRLGSYPCFIERGSRAHEVFGCDAITERHRHRFEVNNSYRDVLEAHGLVMSGVWPEGNLVEIIELPDHPWFLAVQFHPELKSRLTRPHPLFRDFVGACLDYGEGSRAASASHRSERMPAS, from the coding sequence AATCAAGCATCCCCGCCGCTTGGTAACGATTGCCGTTTGCGGAAAGTACGTTGAGGTGCGCGATTCCTATAAATCCATCACGGAAGCCTTCGTTCATGCCGGTGCGCATCACGACGCGCGCGTGGAATTGCGCTGGATCGAGGCGGAAGATTTCGAGAATCAGTCGGCTTCGGAACTCCTCGCAGGTTGTTCCGGCGTGCTCGTGCCGGGCGGCTTCGGAACGCGCGGTCTGGAGGGTAAGCTTACGGCTGTTCACTTCGCTCGCGTGAATAATCTTCCGTATTTGGGTTTGTGTTTGGGACTGCAAGTGGCGGTCATCGAGTACGCCCGCAGCGTGTGCGGTATCAAGAAGGCGAATTCGCGGGAATTCGCGCCCAACACGCGTTTTCCGGTCATTGACTTCATGCCCGAGCAGCGCGGCATTCGACACAAGGGCGCGACCATGCGTCTCGGAAGCTATCCGTGCTTCATCGAGCGCGGTTCACGCGCGCATGAGGTCTTCGGATGCGACGCGATCACCGAACGCCATCGTCACCGCTTTGAGGTGAACAACTCGTACCGCGACGTACTGGAAGCGCATGGACTCGTGATGAGCGGAGTGTGGCCGGAGGGCAACTTGGTGGAGATCATCGAACTGCCCGATCATCCGTGGTTCCTGGCCGTGCAGTTCCATCCGGAACTCAAGAGCCGCCTCACCCGACCCCATCCGTTGTTTCGTGATTTCGTCGGCGCGTGTCTTGACTATGGCGAAGGATCACGCGCTGCGTCCGCGTCGCATCGATCCGAACGGATGCCCGCTTCATGA